In a single window of the Mesorhizobium shangrilense genome:
- the napE gene encoding periplasmic nitrate reductase, NapE protein, with protein MTKGSIETETRPRSTRRSELLTFLVLAFGIWPIVAVGVVGGYGFLVWMWQIVFGPPGPPASLH; from the coding sequence ATGACCAAGGGTTCCATCGAGACGGAAACCCGGCCGCGCAGCACTCGGCGTTCCGAACTCCTCACCTTTCTCGTCCTGGCCTTCGGCATATGGCCCATCGTGGCGGTGGGCGTCGTCGGCGGTTACGGCTTCCTGGTCTGGATGTGGCAGATCGTTTTCGGTCCCCCTGGCCCTCCGGCGTCCTTGCACTGA
- a CDS encoding acylphosphatase, producing MQEDRTATLARIRGVVQGVGFRYWTRDEARALGLSGWVRNEPDGSVTALIAGPADAVAAMLAKLRVGPSGARVTDVSTESADADALRADFRILR from the coding sequence ATGCAGGAGGACCGGACAGCAACCCTCGCCCGCATCCGCGGCGTCGTGCAGGGCGTCGGCTTCCGCTACTGGACGCGCGACGAGGCGCGGGCGCTCGGCCTCTCAGGCTGGGTGCGCAACGAGCCGGACGGCTCCGTCACCGCCCTGATCGCAGGCCCGGCCGATGCGGTTGCCGCCATGCTGGCGAAGCTTCGCGTGGGTCCATCGGGCGCACGGGTGACGGACGTGTCGACCGAGAGCGCCGACGCGGACGCCTTGCGAGCCGATTTCCGGATCCTGCGGTAG
- a CDS encoding DUF992 domain-containing protein — protein MKTLLAAALLAPVALATAGIAQAADARRPHQEPDDYGGVRIGTLSCEVGGGIGYVLGSAKTVNCVFTSTAGRTEYYAGSIRKLGVDLGFTTRQGLVWAVFAPTAGYHRGSLSGFYGGATVEATIGAGVGGNLLVGGTTGSIHLQMLSVTGQIGLNVAATGTSMTLNPVN, from the coding sequence ATGAAAACCCTTCTGGCCGCAGCCCTTCTCGCCCCCGTGGCGCTCGCAACAGCGGGCATCGCGCAAGCCGCCGACGCACGCCGGCCCCATCAGGAGCCGGACGATTACGGCGGCGTCCGCATCGGTACGCTGTCCTGCGAGGTCGGCGGCGGCATCGGTTATGTGCTGGGCTCCGCCAAGACGGTGAACTGCGTGTTCACCTCGACCGCTGGCAGGACGGAGTATTACGCCGGCAGCATTCGAAAGCTCGGCGTCGACCTCGGCTTCACCACGCGCCAGGGCCTCGTCTGGGCGGTATTCGCCCCGACTGCCGGGTACCATCGCGGCTCGCTGAGCGGCTTTTATGGGGGCGCCACGGTCGAGGCTACGATCGGCGCGGGCGTCGGCGGCAATCTCCTGGTCGGCGGCACCACGGGCTCGATCCACCTGCAGATGCTGAGCGTGACCGGGCAGATCGGGCTTAATGTCGCCGCGACCGGCACATCGATGACGCTCAACCCCGTCAATTGA